One Lacunisphaera limnophila DNA window includes the following coding sequences:
- the pnp gene encoding polyribonucleotide nucleotidyltransferase — protein MNQKHNVTVAGMNLTFSTGSIAQLAGGAVNVNVGETNVLVTACAAQTMRPGQDFFPLTCDYRDKYAAAGRFPGGYFKREGRPSEREILISRLCDRPCRPLFPEGFLNEVQIIGTLLSADLIHDSDIAMVNGASAALAISDIPWNGPIGCVRVALIDDVFVANPTIEQMYSSALDLIYVGNEKDMLMIEGSADQIAEDKFIEALAFGHASIQPIIAAIRELQKLAGKPKATFKLVGATPEARAIIERVVPAERVSAAIFGYEKNVRSANVKALKEEAKAALTAELGADKFTDVDLNVVFEDLQYKAYRATVLAQGLRSDKRDAKSLRPLKAQVGVLPRVHGSAMFQRGDTQNIALVTLGPTKEAQDMDGLTGGATSKSFILHYNFPPFSVGEAGRFIGPGRREIGHGALAERSLVPILPPEDVFPYSIRVVSEIMASNGSTSMASICGGCLALMDAGVPIIAPVAGISCGLMTEMDASGAITKWTTITDILGEEDHFGDMDFKIAGTTKGITGFQLDLKINGLPFEIVKAAVHQCREARIEILKTMLASLPAPRKDLSPYAPRIQTIQIDPEKIGLLIGPGGKTIRRITETTGAQIDIADDDSGKVFIYSNNADAMNRAVQEIDALCGGGSQIEIGKIYTGRVTGTKEFGAFVECMPGKEGLVHISELADFRVRRTEDVVKVGDSITVKCVGIDERSGKVRLSRKAAMAELEAQKQAGGAPAEAAPAPEAPAAQ, from the coding sequence ATGAATCAGAAACACAATGTCACCGTCGCCGGGATGAACCTCACGTTCTCCACCGGCTCCATCGCCCAGCTCGCGGGCGGCGCCGTCAACGTCAACGTCGGCGAGACCAACGTCCTCGTCACCGCCTGCGCCGCGCAGACCATGCGCCCCGGCCAGGACTTCTTCCCGCTCACCTGCGACTACCGCGACAAGTACGCCGCGGCCGGCCGCTTCCCCGGCGGCTACTTCAAGCGCGAGGGCCGTCCCTCCGAGCGCGAGATCCTCATCTCCCGCCTCTGCGACCGCCCCTGCCGCCCCCTCTTCCCCGAGGGCTTCCTCAATGAGGTCCAGATCATCGGCACCCTCCTCTCCGCCGATCTCATCCACGACTCCGACATCGCCATGGTCAACGGCGCCAGCGCCGCCCTCGCGATCTCCGACATCCCCTGGAACGGGCCCATCGGCTGCGTCCGCGTCGCCCTCATCGACGACGTCTTCGTCGCCAATCCCACCATCGAGCAGATGTACTCGTCCGCGCTCGACCTCATCTACGTCGGCAACGAGAAGGACATGCTGATGATCGAGGGTTCCGCCGACCAGATCGCCGAGGACAAGTTCATCGAGGCCCTCGCGTTCGGCCACGCCTCCATCCAGCCCATCATCGCCGCCATCCGCGAGCTGCAGAAGCTCGCCGGCAAGCCGAAGGCCACCTTCAAGCTCGTGGGCGCCACCCCCGAGGCCCGCGCCATCATCGAGCGCGTCGTCCCCGCCGAGCGCGTCTCCGCCGCCATCTTCGGCTACGAGAAGAACGTCCGCTCCGCCAACGTGAAGGCCCTCAAGGAAGAGGCCAAGGCCGCCCTCACCGCCGAGCTCGGCGCCGACAAGTTCACCGATGTCGACCTCAACGTCGTGTTCGAGGACCTCCAGTACAAGGCCTACCGCGCCACCGTCCTCGCCCAGGGCCTCCGCTCCGACAAGCGGGACGCCAAGTCCCTGCGCCCCCTCAAGGCCCAGGTCGGCGTCCTCCCCCGCGTCCATGGTTCCGCCATGTTCCAGCGCGGTGACACCCAGAACATCGCCCTCGTCACCCTCGGGCCGACCAAGGAAGCCCAGGACATGGACGGCCTCACCGGCGGCGCGACCTCCAAGTCGTTCATCCTCCACTACAACTTCCCGCCGTTCTCCGTCGGCGAGGCCGGCCGCTTCATCGGCCCCGGCCGCCGCGAAATCGGCCACGGCGCGCTCGCCGAGCGCTCCCTCGTGCCGATCCTGCCCCCCGAGGACGTCTTCCCCTACTCCATCCGCGTCGTCTCCGAGATCATGGCCTCCAACGGCTCGACCTCCATGGCCTCGATCTGCGGCGGCTGTCTGGCCCTCATGGACGCCGGCGTGCCGATCATCGCCCCCGTCGCCGGCATCTCCTGCGGCCTCATGACCGAGATGGACGCCAGCGGCGCCATCACCAAGTGGACCACCATCACCGACATCCTCGGTGAGGAAGATCACTTCGGCGACATGGACTTCAAGATCGCCGGCACCACCAAGGGCATCACCGGCTTCCAACTCGACCTCAAGATCAACGGCCTGCCGTTTGAGATCGTGAAGGCCGCCGTCCACCAGTGCCGCGAGGCCCGCATCGAGATCCTCAAGACGATGCTCGCCTCCCTGCCGGCCCCCCGCAAGGACCTCAGCCCCTACGCCCCCCGCATCCAGACGATCCAGATCGATCCCGAGAAGATCGGCCTGCTCATCGGGCCCGGCGGCAAGACGATCCGCCGCATCACCGAGACGACCGGCGCGCAGATCGACATCGCCGACGACGACTCGGGCAAGGTCTTCATCTACTCGAACAATGCCGACGCCATGAACCGCGCCGTGCAGGAAATCGACGCCCTCTGCGGCGGCGGTTCCCAGATCGAGATCGGCAAGATCTACACCGGCCGCGTCACCGGCACCAAGGAGTTCGGCGCCTTCGTCGAGTGCATGCCGGGCAAGGAAGGCCTCGTCCACATCTCCGAGCTGGCCGACTTCCGCGTGCGCCGCACCGAGGACGTCGTCAAGGTCGGCGACTCCATCACGGTGAAGTGCGTCGGCATCGACGAGCGCTCCGGCAAGGTCCGTCTCAGCCGCAAGGCCGCGATGGCCGAGCTCGAGGCCCAGAAGCAGGCCGGCGGCGCCCCCGCCGAGGCCGCCCCGGCCCCCGAAGCCCCCGCCGCCCAATAA
- the rpsO gene encoding 30S ribosomal protein S15, which yields MSQPVKSEVIAQYKIHEKDTGSSDVQIALLTARINHLTEHLRTHRKDFHSRRGLLQMASRRRKLLDYVKAEDLAKYNDLLQKLSLRK from the coding sequence ATGTCACAACCCGTTAAATCCGAAGTCATCGCCCAGTACAAAATCCACGAGAAGGACACCGGCTCCAGCGACGTCCAGATCGCGCTGCTCACGGCTCGCATCAATCACTTGACCGAGCACCTGCGCACGCATCGCAAGGACTTCCACAGCCGCCGCGGCCTTCTCCAGATGGCGAGCCGTCGTCGCAAGCTCCTTGATTACGTCAAGGCCGAGGACCTCGCCAAATACAACGACCTGCTGCAGAAGCTCAGCCTGCGCAAGTAA
- a CDS encoding YfbM family protein, translated as MITVLRRLDDDTIAKLLVHPKLIHQVLGEEDDEDEPAQPPGFLARLFGRPQPALPPITLERVTGDEVDLDKAWNAIHFMLTGAADETPHPLGFICSGGKTVGREEVGYGPARAFSSQETQTLAAALSPLTRDEFLARFNAPAMLAAKVYPDALWEPSRAGEQNELYVADNFDTLRNFLQAAALARQGFVIYVS; from the coding sequence ATGATCACCGTCCTACGTCGTCTTGATGACGACACGATCGCCAAACTCCTCGTCCACCCCAAGCTCATCCATCAGGTGCTCGGGGAGGAGGACGATGAGGACGAACCCGCCCAGCCCCCGGGATTTCTCGCCCGCCTGTTCGGACGGCCCCAGCCCGCCTTGCCCCCGATCACCCTAGAGCGGGTAACCGGTGATGAGGTCGACCTGGACAAGGCCTGGAACGCGATCCACTTCATGCTCACCGGTGCGGCCGACGAGACCCCCCATCCGCTTGGCTTCATCTGCAGCGGAGGCAAAACGGTCGGGCGCGAGGAGGTGGGATACGGACCCGCCCGGGCCTTTTCCTCCCAGGAGACCCAAACCCTGGCCGCAGCGCTCAGCCCCCTAACCCGGGACGAGTTCCTCGCCCGGTTCAATGCCCCGGCGATGCTCGCGGCCAAGGTCTATCCCGATGCCTTGTGGGAACCTTCCCGGGCCGGTGAACAGAACGAACTCTATGTCGCGGACAATTTCGACACGCTCAGGAATTTCCTGCAGGCGGCGGCCCTCGCCCGCCAAGGCTTCGTCATCTACGTCAGCTGA
- a CDS encoding DciA family protein — translation MPEPEPKEFSRAIENMIAGFRALPEDPGRSRRRPTVDLASLVDELLIKYRISHDSIEHSIRDKWAELVGTGNAGYSHPLAVERNLLVVLVSHSVVRNELFMHREAIVEKLRKLPGCDHIKGLALRAN, via the coding sequence ATGCCTGAGCCCGAGCCCAAGGAATTCTCCCGCGCGATCGAGAACATGATCGCCGGCTTCCGCGCGCTGCCCGAGGACCCCGGCCGGTCCCGCCGCCGGCCGACCGTGGACCTGGCCTCCCTCGTGGACGAGCTCCTCATCAAATACCGCATCAGCCACGACTCGATCGAACACAGCATCCGCGACAAATGGGCCGAGCTCGTTGGCACGGGCAACGCCGGCTACTCCCACCCCCTCGCCGTCGAACGCAACCTCCTCGTCGTCCTCGTTTCGCATAGCGTGGTCCGCAACGAGCTCTTCATGCACCGCGAGGCCATCGTCGAAAAACTCCGCAAACTCCCCGGCTGCGACCACATCAAGGGCCTGGCTTTGCGCGCCAACTGA